The DNA region TGACAGAGGGACCAGCTGCCACATACAACAACGATTCATGGCATTTCATGTTTACCGGTGCACCATGAACAGAAGTCATTCCCACGCAACATGAGGAGCGAACCGATGATGATCTAGTCGTATCCCAAACCCTCACCTATAATAGCATAATAAAAGGCTTCAATTACAGTGCTTAACAGAAGCATTGAAGCGGAGAAATGTGTATGTATCATCCATGACACGATTTTGAAGCCACAAGTAGTACGTGAATAGTACAAGATAGATGTTAATGTTCAACTCATCTGTATAGTAATTTGCACCTAAACATAAAATAATACATTCTGGAACTAGGTTACTTCCAGAGCTCCACTAGTTAAACTGTTGAAGTTATTTAAGATAAGCTTCGGAAGACCATCTTTAGTttcgagagagagagagataccATTTAGAAATAGTTTGCAGACTATTTCTTATAAATATTCAACAAATTTATCAAACAATCAAAGCATTGACAATGAATACTTGAAAATTCATAAATCAAGAACACAGACAAGCAAACTAACACGACAACATAAAGATACAGGAATGTAAGAGAGAAAGAACCTTAGAATCTCTTGAGATGGACACCAAAAGCGAAGTTTTGTGCCTGAAAAATGAGAACAGGAAGGATCAATCATTGTAGATGAAGTAGATGACCAACTGAATTGCAGCCGCAATATTGCGGATGCGGAGCCTCCGCAACCGTACCGGACAGCAATTGCAATGTGATTTAAGATCACGCATCCAGCCCCAGTAGAAACCACATCACACAATTCCAGCCATGTTTTTTCAAGTATTTTCATCAAATCACAAAATTTCAAAACCCCAAAACTCAATTTACAATGAAAAACCTCAACATTAAGTATTTTTTAACATTGTATTTCACTTCTCAATAAAAATTCACACCGTAATATGCATCGCAACAACCACAATGTCCGCAATCGCAACACCCACAACCGCGGCTGCAATCTAAAACCATGGATGACTAGTACTTAAATGAAAGGAGTAATAGTGAATAAATAAACATTGGACACATGCCATGCAAAACAACTCATTTTTTGACAAATTATATAGAACTTGCTTACCATTAAAAACACTATTCATATAAGAAAATCACTTTCAATTTTCTTTGTAGTGTAGTGCGGAATGGTGATGACTGAATTTAATGGACAGCAACAACCAAGCCTAATCCCACTAAGTGAATCGGCTGCATGGATCAACTTTTGCCGTAATGTTCTGTCCATGACAATGCTTCTATCCAAATCATTAATTTCGAGATTTTTCTTAATAACTTATCTTATAGtctttctaggtcttcctcatTCTTTAGTTGTTTGACTTTTCTCTGTCTGATATACTCTCCTTACCACAGAATCTACATGTCTTCTCTCTACATGCCGAAACCACCTAAACTTATTTTCCACCATCTTCTATACTATAGGTGTTACCCCAACACTCTAATATTTTCATTTCTAATTCTATCATGTCTAATCTAACCACATACAACGCAACATCTTCATCTCTGCCACAGTTATTAATAGCGGCCGCTCCAGGCGCTATCCCAGGATTCTCTCCCGGTGCGGCAACCCTCCGCTACGGAGGAGCAGCGCACATCCCAGTTTTGGATAGCGGTCGGGAAAGCTGGGATAGAGGGTTGCGGAAGCGGAACGCTTCCCGGCCTGGAGCGGTTTTCTGCAATTTTAAAAAGTTTTAGAAAATTTTATTGTAGTCCTCCGTGGTTTCTCCTCTCTCATTCGTGTTTTTTCACCTTTCTCCATCGCGTTTCTCCTGTTTTCTGCTTTTCTATTTTGTTCTCTATCCTGTTCTTCTCTATTCATTGTTTTTCTATTCGTTTTCGGGTTGTTTTTTCTTTCATATCATTGTTTTTTTCCCTTTCTTTTAAAATATATTGATTCtggaattaataataatattcGTAGATTATTCATATAATTAGTCCAAAAAGTTATTTAATCTACATTAAATATATACGTAGATTATTCATATAAATTAGTCCAAAAAATCATCCCGCTATCCCATTTTTGGAGTCGGCCGCTCCGCTCTGCTGTCCGGGATTAATAACTGATCTCTGCTACACTTTCttttttaaaattgaactcactaattttaTAAAACAGTTCATTCTTGTCAAATTCTAAAATTAAACTCTTATCTCTTATAATTTAACAATCTTAGGACTCATAAACATGTTGCTGTTTACAACGACAAATTCATTTCTTATATACATGTTGTAAAGATTGGCAAAGTTTTAAGCTGGCTGTTAACAAATATGTTACTGTTTGTTAAGCAAAAAAATCGTAAATTAGTTTTAACACACACGGAAGTTTAATCAGTTGAATCTCTGAAACCAGCTAACTTGTTAGCCAGAACATACAAGTGAAAATCATAAGAACTAGAATATACTTCCTCTGGTCACAAATATAAATAACAAAAAATCTAATTTTGACGGTCAGAAATATATAAGCAAATCTTAACTAATTTTATCCTGTTTATTGAAAGCACTCCTAAAATACTCTTCGATTAAGTTAGAATTTAAGATTTCCAGCAACATTTTATTCCCATAATATAAAATCAAATGAAGGATAGTTTGGAGAATGAAATTATTATTTTATTACATCAAGATAATTAAGCAATAGTATTAACTAAATAGTGTGATTTAGCTTTTTTGTTTATATTTAAAACCAGAGAGTGCAAGTAAAGTCGTAAGTTTAAAATGTATAGGCATATGGCTGAATACTGAAACAGAAAATAATAGGCAATCTGTTTCAACCAATTCCCAAATGCTACCCATCATTACACTTTTTTCAACATAACATTGGTGAAAGGCAAGTAACTGTGATAGACAAACTCATACCCGGAAACTGACATCAAACATACAGCTTTTTCATGTCCATAGAGTGTAGCCTTCAAAGCATGTTGCCCTCTTTTTCCACTTGAGTTAATGGACCATAGTCGAACAGTACCGTCTTCTCCTCCACTTGCCAACACTTTGCTGCTACCGTCTCCCAATAATTTATTTGATAGTGACAACACTGGACCATTGTGACCTCTCAAACATCGCAGACAAGAATCCTACAACGCAAGGATGAAGAAACATGAAACAAAATAAGACACATGACATAAACAATATCTTGCACAAGATTAAGCGAAGGAACACACAAACTTTAAAAATGCTTTTTCTTTCTGTTTTAGTTTTGTGTGCTAGGTGAATCCTGAACACACTTAAAGTTGAAATACAACACAAGGCAATAGAAAATTAAATTTTAACATAAAACAAATTCATGGATTTCTTTTATACTTactttcaattaaaaaaaaaggGATGTCAACATTGCGACATATCACATCATACCCTTCTTTATCAAACATTAAAATGTGAACATTATAATACTTTCGTGATTCTATGTTCATCCAGCTCTCTATTAAGTGTATATAAATATGAGGATCCTATTACAGTTTTGCATAAACTAAGTGATACCTTCCACCACAGACGAATGGAGTGATCACAACTTGAGGTGGCCACAATGTTTTGTTCCCCAAGGGAAAACAACCTGCAATGGAATTTCAGAAGATTTAAGCCAACTTTCCGGAATTTCattaaattataattataattagTAGTGGAAAAGATATTTGACTTGTGAAACTCAACAATTGCCAAAAATTCCAGGAATGTTGGTACTAGTAATAGTAATACTACCAGAGTAGTCATTCCTGAATAGTGACGCCGAGTGGGATAGTGGGATAGCATATAGCGGGATGACAACTCTATTTGATATTATTTGAACAAATTACATATAATAATTATAAACATGTATTTAATGTAAAGTTAAACAAATAACTCAACTGATAAAATATTCATAAATCAAAGCACACAATACTCTTGAAGTGCATATACGACTATGAAGGAAGGTTAAAGTTGAATCTCAACTCAAATTTGATTGAAAAACCCAAAATTATCCTTCAAAAACGTTGTAAATTTAAGGGAATATTTCGGTTTTTTAAGGGGGGAAAGGATAGTAAGCTAGAAATCGCTCCGGGCCGGGAACCGCCCTGCTCCGCTATCCCGCTATAGTATTCTGCACAGCTAAGGCTCTTCCCTGCTATAGCGAGATAGCACCGTTATTGGCTGCTATTGACTACTCTGAGTACTACTACTACCCATCAAGCAGACCATGAGTTAGGCCTCATGCAAGTGTTGTCAAATAGCAGCTATAGCTTAACGATGTTTAAACACACGGTAATTTTCTGCAATGTGCAATTGACAACACTGCCTCATACTAATCTTCAGTTCCAACTATACAAAATAAATATAATTCATAATCATTTGGCTAGAAAATATATTTCTTTTGGGTATataaaaaataaggaattttAGCTTACACATATTTCCCTGACAAAGACTTTGAGTATCATCTTACATATAGGTTATATTTATTTACAAAACTACATGGGCAGCCATTTACATTTTACAGTTTTCACAAATCATAACAAATAAGTTACTTACTACCACAAGATGAGCATGTATAACAATGTTTTGATAATCTAATTGAAATCATCACCAGAATGCTTGTTGTGTATAGTTAAACTTCAGGGATCTGTCAAAATGGTTCCCGGTCAATAATTTCAGGGTGTGGCGGTTTGTTTTTTCCATTGGCACAATGATAAACAGTTATACATAGGATTAGTGAAAAAAGTAACCACGTTTGGTTTCAGCAAGTGTGTTTGTTAATATTCGTTAAAATCATATAGTCGAATAAAGTCAGATACACCGGGAGCAAGATATGCATGTTCAGATGATTTTATATATGAATCAAATACATCAAATTATTTAGCAATTAATTCACCATCAATGGAAAAAAATGCAACACAGGTTACCTCATACAAGTAATTCTTGCTTTATGATTATCATTCACAGTATGCTTTACTACTCCCATTTGATTATCATTGAAACTTATCACTCCGGTAAATGAGCCCTGGTCAACATTCAGCCACATTCAGAAGAGTGAATGCAAAGTAGCAAATCACATAAACACTTCTATAAGTGTTTAGATACATACAACAACAGCCCACAAGCCTTATCTCAGTAAGAGGGATCCACTATATGGACCAACTTAAAATAAATGTTCAgatacacattcataacaaattCATAGAGTATTTTCAGAATAAACTGACCataaaaatttataaataaaccCTTGTTACCTGTGCAAAGATAATATTGTTTTGATGAAGAAGCAAATGATCGAAATTTCTATAAGCATATGTATGATAGTATGTTGCAAAAGGATCAATGAATTTGAACTGCTGCAAAGCAGTGTGTCTAGAAATGTAAAGATCCCTTGCTGGAGTTCCATTACCGGAAGGTAATTCTCGATGCCAACGATTTCTGCAACAACAAGAACAgcatttttaattaattaagtatTTCTTTGATTCAATCGAATTATTTTGAAATTTCGTTTACGAATTGGAATTGGAATAGGAAGAGATTGGATTGCTACTTGAACAAGTGATGCCAAACTGAATCGGTATAAGCGAGGCGTTTGAGGGCGGTGGAGCTCATTGCTAAATTGCATACATCGCGGAGGGTTAGGTTTGTTGCGCATTGGCCTATTGAGTCCTCGCTGAGATCGGTTATTGTTGTCGCCGCCGCAAGCGGTGACGGTGACGGAGACGGAGACGGTGATGAAGCGGCCATTAAACCCTAAGATGTAAGATTTTGGTAGGAGACTTTTATtgttttaaatttaaaataataaaattttaaataaattcaAATACTTTTGAATAATTATAGTtgaattttttactcaaatacTCTTAATTTTAAGAAAAAAACTCCAAAATAATTCTGATTTCAAAAAAAAGTCAATATACCTTCACTTTTACCCTACTTTTTAAGTAGGTGTCAAACTAATTGACGTCAGTTTCTAAGTCAATATACCTTCACTTTTACCCTACTTTTTAAGTAGGTGTCAAACTAATTGACGTCAGTTTCTAAACTTAGAGAGGagacgtcaattggattggctataGTATCTGGTGCtgccaattcaattggcgctcATGTGTTATTTTGTAGAGGAGCGAGGCGTCAATTGGTTTAGCGCCTCAGTGTAATgtacaatttttttttgttataaatagaggtgttgtgtgaatcattttttcacatctcatttcatcatattgcaaacatgtttggtgtttGTCGCTgctatggaaaagtgatttattcgagagaaAACCTGCGATGTTGATGCTTTTCTGGAACATCAGtagtttcgatcaactgaagagggagctggttcattggttagatggaaaaataccataaggagaaaaaattagaagtattgagagactcgatagtatatttggttgggtgcgagtcaaaactgataaggatgctaggaaaatgatgtttggacgagatgacatAAGTTTGATTATTGTAATAAGTTAGAAATATTCTGTTTTAAATTTGCTtatatttggttgggtgcgagtcaaaactgataaggatgctaggaaaatgatgtttggacgagaAGACATAAGTTTGATTATTGTAATAAATTAGAAATATTCTGTTTTAAATTTGCTTAcgttgtagtgatgtttgttgtaAACCTTGTTGTAATAAAAagataatgatatataaaaatccaagattacaaaaattaaaatgagATATTATCCTATGATGCAGATGTGTTGCTCCTTGATTCAGACAATTGTTCTTATTGGGTCCTGTTTGGCCGTCGTTTTTTCTTTCTTGGTATctcatcgttgtgccaaactatgtcacatTCATATGAAGGTCACTATTCCTTCTTATTCATCAAGATT from Lathyrus oleraceus cultivar Zhongwan6 chromosome 1, CAAS_Psat_ZW6_1.0, whole genome shotgun sequence includes:
- the LOC127122411 gene encoding uncharacterized protein LOC127122411 isoform X1, with the protein product MAASSPSPSPSPSPLAAATTITDLSEDSIGQCATNLTLRDVCNLAMSSTALKRLAYTDSVWHHLFKNRWHRELPSGNGTPARDLYISRHTALQQFKFIDPFATYYHTYAYRNFDHLLLHQNNIIFAQGSFTGVISFNDNQMGVVKHTVNDNHKARITCMRLFSLGEQNIVATSSCDHSIRLWWKDSCLRCLRGHNGPVLSLSNKLLGDGSSKVLASGGEDGTVRLWSINSSGKRGQHALKATLYGHEKAVCLMSVSGHKTSLLVSISRDSKVRVWDTTRSSSVRSSCCVGMTSVHGAPVNMKCHESLLYVAAGPSVTAIDLRTMQRVLTAAVHQPKLYSFDIAPSKSVICTGGDGRALLWDIRRNQNCLKPEPIAELDGHSGPVTKLLMDSYKIVTGGSDDNCVKVWEVGTGEQTNSFICCLCDEENCRCGCDAMAIDGCRIVTATYCKDYNFGDSVVTFRDFNSATSPITKLETSKFWDS
- the LOC127122411 gene encoding probable cytosolic iron-sulfur protein assembly protein CIAO1 homolog isoform X2; its protein translation is MAASSPSPSPSPSPLAAATTITDLSEDSIGQCATNLTLRDVCNLAMSSTALKRLAYTDSVWHHLFKNRWHRELPSGNGTPARDLYISRHTALQQFKFIDPFATYYHTYAYRNFDHLLLHQNNIIFAQGSFTGVISFNDNQMGVVKHTVNDNHKARITCMRLFSLGEQNIVATSSCDHSIRLWWKDSCLRCLRGHNGPVLSLSNKLLGDGSSKVLASGGEDGTVRLWSINSSGKRGQHALKATLYGHEKAVCLMSVSGHKTSLLVSISRDSKVRVWDTTRSSSVRSSCCVGMTSVHGAPVNMKCHESLLYVAAGPSVTAIDLRTMQRVLTAAVHQPKLYSFDIAPSKSVICTGGDGS